One window of Nymphaea colorata isolate Beijing-Zhang1983 chromosome 1, ASM883128v2, whole genome shotgun sequence genomic DNA carries:
- the LOC116256873 gene encoding uncharacterized protein LOC116256873 isoform X2 produces MQLQSILQVGTLIISWLFWLCMLETNSSKCIILSEASLLRTHSIKHGTISFYYSISCCFFTTNDQLTPLREASLEKNSNGSGASHSESMVCEAAVMDMSNEASFMEAFGYPFTKLISMLCTNSRTDGLSDTYAAMLIGLKTVLFADDAKLDDMLRTCQPVGIEETKNSAFRIIQIVCIVIFAIWCQNLEFKFVRCERDTQKNFIQLAWSAAFDIMGHVMHRCVKYSSINDSPLLPGVLVFVEWFALRTDLDTILDEADEKCGNAARYFFSCFVDMLNKVCDKGDISHQSSGAYKLSDNDILWEDTELWTFSPLLPIHGSSTGLNFIPGKELRSKHEYQVRNSRIVASAVRLVNIFSTSSCNWISYSEMEKRFYALEAGKEKEKTELPRHDNLLVSAVKEDIELASEFTGMSKKTNTSSQSYIEEDEVIIFNPAARNNSNVDLVYSSVASDFIISHTEALNTTSPKPTPGSKLNDWHSINTFSASLDHTEVSRASHSDGVDFWNVEGSKSARLLTADSVLHPLSDLSISSTSAERDQTGYVPPHPKNYVHCSGSLPSRIASPSLRGWIVSKEKGPALPESLASTSSLRAGWSPLKDTHSADTTGRAFPEGSSLFSMSLPSPNTPNYLSPLDFQNSSTSVPDYFSATINPYVSPFPSAPVLTDETIMHGNSPATYPREYVDSSLSFPRHFPISSAPQDLLGNPGTTGFIGSPASSDKLRNWFLAQGLQGTSSGYGGYPHAPALPPIYYFHQYRDIFGTRYGDDLYHPPYCDSTFKEPDILKKSPPDRWMNPLGPTFPNFYDSSYRDHSIPHGYNALDQKGKEVMFYGYQSAAPVRYGLAWDQRPEHLLHSQYPTDSEWYRQQQHV; encoded by the exons TTTTTTTACAACAAATGATCAGCTTACACCTTTGAGGGAAGccagtttggagaaaaatagTAATGGATCAGGTGCTAGTCATTCAGAGAGCATGGTATGTGAGGCTGCTGTGATGGACATGTCCAACGAAGCAAGTTTTATGGAAGCTTTTGGGTATCCCTTCACCAAGCTAATCAGTATGCTCTGTACAAATAGTAG GACGGATGGGCTTTCTGACACGTATGCTGCAATGTTAATTGGTCTGAAAACGGTGTTGTTTGCTGATGATGCAAAGTTGGATGATATGCTGCGCACTTGCCAGCCTGTAGGAATTGAAGAAACGAAGAACAGTGCCTTCCGAATTATACAGATAGTTTGCATAGTCATCTTTGCTATATGGTGCCAAAATCTGGAATTTAAATTTGTTAGATGTGAGCGTGACACACAGAAGAATTTCATACAGCTGGCCTGGTCTGCTGCTTTTGACATTATGGGGCATGTGATGCATCGATGTGTGAAGTACAGTTCCATTAATGACAGTCCTCTACTGCCTGGTGTACTGGTTTTTGTAGAATGGTTTGCACTTAGGACAGATCTTGATACAATATTGGATGAAGCTGATGAAAAATGTGGGAATGCAGCAAGATACTTTTTTAGTTGCTTTGTGGATATGTTGAATAAAGTTTGTGACAAAGGTGATATCAGCCATCAATCTTCTGGTGCATACAAGCTTTCAGATAATGACATCCTCTGGGAAGACACTGAATTATGGACATTTTCACCTCTTTTGCCCATTCATGGGTCAAGTACTGGCCTGAACTTCATTCCTGGAAAGGAACTCCGAAGTAAACATGAATACCAGGTTCGTAATTCTCGGATAGTAGCTTCTGCTGTCAGGCTTGTTAACATCTTCTCTACCTCTAGTTGCAATTGGATCAGCTacagtgaaatggaaaaaaggttCTATGCACTTGAAGCAGgtaaagagaaggagaaaactGAACTCCCTAGACATGACAATTTACTTGTATCAGCagtaaaagaagacattgaattGGCTTCTGAGTTCACCGGCATGTCCAAAAAAACTAACACCAGTTCTCAGTCTTATATTGAAGAGGATGAAGTCATTATTTTCAACCCTGCTGCAAGAAATAACTCGAACGTGGATCTTGTCTACTCTTCTGTAGCCAGTGACTTCATTATTTCACACACGGAAGCTCTCAATACAACTTCACCCAAGCCAACACCAGGATCGAAGCTTAATGATTGGCATTCTATTAATACATTCTCTGCATCACTAGATCATACTGAAGTTTCTCGTGCTTCCCACTCAGATGGAGTGGACTTCTGGAATGTTGAGGGTAGTAAATCTGCAAGGTTACTGACTGCTGATTCTGTTCTTCATCCTTTATCTGATCTCAGCATTTCATCAACTTCGGCAGAAAGAGATCAGACAGGATATGTTCCGCCTCATCCTAAGAACTATGTGCATTGCTCAGGCAGCTTGCCATCTAGAATTGCCTCACCTTCTCTTCGCGGTTGGATAGTCAGCAAGGAGAAAGGTCCAGCCCTTCCAGAAAGTTTGGCGAGCACTAGTTCACTCAGAGCTGGTTGGAGTCCACTGAAGGACACACATTCAGCTGACACAACAGGCAGAGCTTTCCCAGAGGGCAGCTCGCTGTTCAGTATGTCACTCCCTTCACCCAACACTCCCAACTATTTGAGTCCACTCGACTTCCAGAATTCAAGTACCAGTGTCCCTGACTATTTTTCTGCAACGATCAATCCGTATGTGAGTCCATTTCCCTCTGCACCTGTATTGACAGATGAAACCATAATGCATGGCAATAGCCCAGCTACTTATCCTAGAGAATATGTCGACTCCAGCTTGAGCTTCCCTCGACATTTTCCTATTTCTTCAGCGCCACAGGATCTGCTCGGAAACCCTGGAACAACAGGCTTTATTGGTTCACCAGCCTCAAGTGACAAACTCAGAAACTGGTTCCTAGCTCAAGGCCTCCAAGGCACTAGTTCTGGTTATGGAGGTTACCCTCATGCACCGGCATTACCACCAATCTATTATTTTCATCAGTACAGAGACATATTCGGTACCCGCTATGGTGATGATTTGTATCATCCACCATATTGTGATTCTACATTTAAAGAACCTGATATCTTGAAAAAATCACCTCCTGACAGGTGGATGAATCCTTTAGGTCCTACTTTCCCAAACTTCTATGACAGTTCATATAGAGACCACAGCATCCCTCACGGCTACAATGCCCTtgatcaaaaaggaaaagaagtcaTGTTTTACGGCTACCAGAGTGCAGCTCCGGTTCGGTACGGCTTGGCTTGGGATCAAAGGCCAGAGCATCTTTTGCATTCACAGTATCCCACTGATTCAGAATGGTACAGGCAGCAACAGCACGTCTAA